AGCATGATCACCCGGGGCACCTCGGCCGAGCTGAACGTGGTCGCCCTGGTCGGTGAGCGCGGCCGGGAGGTGCGCGAGTTCATCGAGCACGACCTCGGCGAGGAGGGCCTGGCCCGGTCGGTGGTGGTGATCGCCACCTCGGACACGCCGCCGCTGGTCCGGCTGCGGGCCGGCTCGGTCGCCACCCGGATCGCCGAGTACTACCGCGACGAGGGCGCCGACGTGCTGCTGATGATGGACAGCGTCACGCGCGCCGCGATGGCCCAGCGCGAGGTAGGCCTCTCGGTCGGCGAGCCGCCGGCCACCCGCGGCTATCCGCCCTCGGTCTTCGCCATGCTGGCCAGCCTGCTGGAACGCGCCGGGCCGGGCGCCCGCGGCAGCATCACCGGTCTCTACACGGTGCTGGTCGAGGGCGACGACCACAACGAGCCGATCGCCGACGCGGCCCGCTCGATCCTGGACGGCCACATCGTGCTGGACCGCAAACTGGCCACGGCCGGGCACTTCCCCAGCATCCAGGCCCTCGACTCGATCTCCCGGGTGGCCAACAAGATCACCAGCCGGGACCAGCGCGCGGACGCCACCGAGTTGCGCCGGCTGATGGCCGCGCACCGCGAGGTCCGCGAGCTGGTCGAGATCGGCGCCTACGTCCCGGGCACCAACCCGGAGGCCGACCGGGCCAACGCCGCCTGGCCGCGGATCAGCGCCTTCCTCCGCCAGGACCTGGACGAACGCATCACCGCAGACGACGCCTGGGCCCAGCTGCGAGCGCTGCTGGCCACCACCTGAGCCGGTAGCCCGCGCGCCGCTTTCCGGACAAACCACCCTCGCTGCCGCGATGCCGCCGGAACGTCTCCGGATCCTTTTCCGGTACGACTCGGAGTCCCGTGGCGGTCGGCTCGCGAGGCCCGGCCCCCGCACGACCGCGGCGCGTGTCGTGCGGGTCCGCTGTCCGGCACGGTCACGTCCGGGTCGTCCGTTGTCCGGCACGGTCACGTCCGGGTCGTCCGTTGTCCGGCACGGTCACATCCGGGTCGTCCGCTGTCCCGCGCTGGCACATCGGGGTCGTGCATGACCTCCGAGACAACCGTGAGCAGCGGCGGACCCGCATGACACGCGCTGCGATCCGGACCGGGCGCGGTCTCGCGCACTGACCAGCCCTGGAGCGACAAGTCGTACAAAATATGTTTTGTTCGGCGGATCGGCCAACCGGCGTGAAGCGGACCGGAAGCGGGCTGAGCAGCGCGCGGCGAGTCGGCGGCGGCGAGCGGGCGAAGTGCGGGTGTCCGGGCCGAAAACGGGCTGAAGAGGAGGCGCGGAGCGGACCGTGACGCAGCGTGGACCGCGCGGCCGGGCCGGCGCCAAAAGTTGGGTGCAACGGCTCAGCGAGTGGCGCGGGTGTGCCGAAGCGGTCAAGTGAGGGCCCCACGGCCCCGCTAGGAGGCCAGCATGAACCGCCTGTTCCGTCTCACTCCGGTGCTGCGCGCGCGCAAGGCGCAGGAGGACGCCGCTCGTGGCGAGCTGATCCAGTCCCGCGCCGAGATCCGGGAGGCGCAGGCTCTGGTCAAGCGCCGGCAGCTCGATCTGGTCGGAGCCGACGCACCGTCCGAGGGTTCGGCCCGGGCGATGGTCGCGGCCCTGGTGGCGCGGCAGTCGCTGGCGTCTGGGGTGTTCAGCGCGCAGCGGATGGTCACCGACGCCGAGGAGGTCGAGCGGGAGAAGATGGCCGCGCTGACCGACGCGGCGAAGCGCCGGCGGGCCGTGGAGATGCTCTCCGAGCGGCACGCCGCCATGGTCAAGGCCCACGACCTGCGCACCGACCAGGCGAACCTGGACGAGCTGGCGGTCACCTCGAAGGCCCGTAACGCCGCCCGCGGCGGCGCACCCGCCGAGGAGAACGGGAGTGACGCATGAGCCTCGGTGTCTCCGGTGTCATGGGGCGCATCGCCGAGCTGCAGGATCAGCTCGGTCTCACCCCTCCCCCGGCGTCCCTGGACCCGACCGGCAAGTCCGGTGACAAGTTCGCGTCCGCGCTGGCCCGGGCGACCGGCGCGGGCCGGGGCACCGGCACCGCGGCCGGCCCGTCCGGCGACGACGTGGTGGCGGCCGCGAAGAAGTACCTCGGCACCCCGTACGTCTTCGGCGGCACCGACCCGAAGAAGGGCCTGGACTGCTCCGGCCTGGTCCAGCAGGTCTACCAGGACCTGGGCGTCAAGGTGCCGCGCAACTCCTGGCAGCAGGCGACGGCGGGCCGCCCGGTGGCCAGCCTGTCCGACGCCAGGCCGGGCGACGTGCTGGCGTTCGACTCGCCGGTCGACCACGTGGCGATCTACCTCGGTGACAACAAGATGATCGCCGCGCCGAAACCGGGCGACCACGTCAAGATCCAATCGGTGTACGAGAAGCCGACCCACATCCGCCGCATCCTCGACGACGTGCCGGTCGCCGCGGTGCAGGACATGTCGTCGCTGCGCCCGGCCGGCCTGCGCGGGTCGGCGGCCGGCGGGCTGGCCGGGGTGCCGTACGCGGACCTGTTCCTGAAGGCCGGCGCCAAGCACGACGTCCCGCCGAAGCTGCTGGCCGCGGTGGCGAAGGTGGAGTCCGGGTACAACCCGAAGGCGGTCAGCCCGGCCGGGGCGCGGGGCATGATGCAGCTGATGCCGGCCACCGCGCACGGGCTCGGGGTGGACGACCCGTTCGATCCGGAGCAGGCCGTGGACGGGGCCGCCCGGATGCTGAAGGGCCTGCTGAAGGAGTTCAAGTCGGTGCCGCTGGCGCTGGCCGCGTACAACGCGGGCGGCGGAGCCGTGCACAAGTACGGCGGCATCCCGCCGTTCGGCGAGACCCAGGCGTACGTGCCGAAGGTGCAGAAGGCGCTGGCCGCGCTCGGCGGCTGAACCCGCCACCGAAACACCGGAGCAAGTGAGGAGCCCATCCCATGCCGAGTCCCGTGACCGGACCTGAGCACCGGCCCGTTACCGAGGCCACCCGCCGCCCCGGTGCGCGGCGCGACGAGGGGGCGGACTTCGGTTCGGCGCTCTCCGCCGAGCTGAGCCGCCCGGAGCGGGACGAGACCGAGCGGGACGAACGGCGTACCCAGACGCAGAAGACCGAAGGCCGGTCCGCCGCGGACCGGACCGCCGTGGAGCGGGCCGGAGCCGACCGCGCCCTGGCGGCCCGGATCGCGACGGAGCGGAGAACAGCGGATCGGGCTTCGCAGCGGACCGCCGAGCAGCGAACCGCCGAGCAGCGCGCCGCGAGCCGGGACATCGCCGACCGGACCGCGGCGGCTCGAACGGCGGCCCGCCGCGACGCCGCCGCCGGTCGCCCGGCCGCCCGGCCCGCCGTGGATCGCACCGTGGGCGACCGGGACGACCGGGTCCGCGACGACCGGGGCCGGGACGACCGGGTCGGCGACGACCGGGGCCGGGACGACCGGATCGACGACGACCGGGAGGACACCGGCGACGTCCAGGACACCGACGCGGCGCAGCCGCACGGGCCGGACCGCGCCGCCCACCGCCCCCGGGCCAAGGCCAAGGCCGCCGGCGCCGGCGAACCCACGGCGAAGACCGCGGAGGCCGGCGCCGAGCCGGTCACCGCCGAGAGCGCCGGGAAGAGCGGCCCGGGCACCGCCGAGCAGCCGGCTGCGGCCGGCCCGGCGGCCACGATTCCGCTGGTCAGCCCGATCCTGCCGACCATGGCCACGGCCGGGGGCGAGGTCGCCGCGAAGGCGGCCGGTCCGACGCCGGCCGCCGGTGTCACGGCACCGGGCAAGGCCGCGGCCACCACGGCCGGTCAGCCCGCCGCGGCGACGCCGCAGGCCGGCCGCGCCACGCCGGGCCCCACCACGCCCGGTGCCGCGACGCCCGGCCCCGCGACGCCCGGCCCGGCCACACCCGGCGCCGCGACGCCCGGTACCGCGACGCCCGGTACCGCGACGCCCGGTACCGCGACGCCGGTCACCGCACAGCAGGTCACCGCACAGCAGGCCACCGCACGGCCCGCCGGCACGACGGCGGCGGCGCCCGGTGGCGCTCAGGCGGGTGCTCCCACGCCGGCCGGCCGGCCGGCGCCCGACGCCCCGGCCGGCGGCGCGCAGCCCGCCGCCACCCCGGCCCGCCCGGCCTGGGCGAAGCCCGCCACCACCGGGACCGATCCCGGCACCGCGGCGACCGCGCAGGCCACCGCCGCCACGCCCGCCGGTCCGGCCGCCACGCCGGCACCACCGCCGGGCGAGGTACCGGCCACCGCCACGCCGATCCCGGCCGTCGGCACCGGGCCGGGCGCCGGCGGCGGGGGCGACGCGACGGGAGGGTCGGGGCAGCCCGGGGCGGAGACCTCGGGTACTCCGGAGAACAACCCGCCGGCCGCGACCGGGCCGGCTCCGCTGCCCACCGCGGTCCCGGCGGCACCGCCCGCCGACGCGGGCCTGCCGCCCGGTGCCGCCCTGCCCGGCGTGACCGGACCGCAGGCCGCGGCGCCCGCCGCGCCGGTCGCCCCGGCCACCCCGGCGCCGCCGCCGAGCACCCCGCTGCCGCTCCCGACGGCCGAGCAGCTGTCCATGCGGATCGCTCCGCTGCGGTTGGACGCGGACGGCATCCACCGCCTCACCGTGCAGTTGCACCCGGTCGACCTGGGCCCGGTCCAGGTGGTCGCGGAGATCCGCAACGGCGACATCAACGTGCAGCTCAGCAGCGGCACCGACGCCGGTACCGAGGCGATCCGGGACGCCCTCGACGACCTGCGCCGGGACCTGCAGGACGCCGGGTTCGGCAACTGCTCGCTGGACCTGCGCCAGGGTGGCGGGCAGGACCAGGCCCGGCAGCGGTTCGAGGCGGGCGGCGGGGCCGGCCGGCGGACCGGCGGGGACGGCGGCGGGACCACCGAACCGCCGGTCGAG
This window of the Actinoplanes oblitus genome carries:
- a CDS encoding FliI/YscN family ATPase, with the protein product MTDLFQHRIQSAIDAARPTVSGRVTGAVGLRVTVSGLEARVGELLRIGTGPDAVLAEVAALDGQQLNCLPLGPIAGIGAGTPAVSTGGPLRIAVGPDLRGRILDGLGRPMDGGPPLRGELVGIEQAPPSAMERQLVDRPMSLGVRVLDTLVPCGRGQRIGIFAGSGVGKSTLMSMITRGTSAELNVVALVGERGREVREFIEHDLGEEGLARSVVVIATSDTPPLVRLRAGSVATRIAEYYRDEGADVLLMMDSVTRAAMAQREVGLSVGEPPATRGYPPSVFAMLASLLERAGPGARGSITGLYTVLVEGDDHNEPIADAARSILDGHIVLDRKLATAGHFPSIQALDSISRVANKITSRDQRADATELRRLMAAHREVRELVEIGAYVPGTNPEADRANAAWPRISAFLRQDLDERITADDAWAQLRALLATT
- a CDS encoding flagellar export protein FliJ yields the protein MNRLFRLTPVLRARKAQEDAARGELIQSRAEIREAQALVKRRQLDLVGADAPSEGSARAMVAALVARQSLASGVFSAQRMVTDAEEVEREKMAALTDAAKRRRAVEMLSERHAAMVKAHDLRTDQANLDELAVTSKARNAARGGAPAEENGSDA
- a CDS encoding transglycosylase SLT domain-containing protein — translated: MSLGVSGVMGRIAELQDQLGLTPPPASLDPTGKSGDKFASALARATGAGRGTGTAAGPSGDDVVAAAKKYLGTPYVFGGTDPKKGLDCSGLVQQVYQDLGVKVPRNSWQQATAGRPVASLSDARPGDVLAFDSPVDHVAIYLGDNKMIAAPKPGDHVKIQSVYEKPTHIRRILDDVPVAAVQDMSSLRPAGLRGSAAGGLAGVPYADLFLKAGAKHDVPPKLLAAVAKVESGYNPKAVSPAGARGMMQLMPATAHGLGVDDPFDPEQAVDGAARMLKGLLKEFKSVPLALAAYNAGGGAVHKYGGIPPFGETQAYVPKVQKALAALGG
- a CDS encoding flagellar hook-length control protein FliK — encoded protein: MPSPVTGPEHRPVTEATRRPGARRDEGADFGSALSAELSRPERDETERDERRTQTQKTEGRSAADRTAVERAGADRALAARIATERRTADRASQRTAEQRTAEQRAASRDIADRTAAARTAARRDAAAGRPAARPAVDRTVGDRDDRVRDDRGRDDRVGDDRGRDDRIDDDREDTGDVQDTDAAQPHGPDRAAHRPRAKAKAAGAGEPTAKTAEAGAEPVTAESAGKSGPGTAEQPAAAGPAATIPLVSPILPTMATAGGEVAAKAAGPTPAAGVTAPGKAAATTAGQPAAATPQAGRATPGPTTPGAATPGPATPGPATPGAATPGTATPGTATPGTATPVTAQQVTAQQATARPAGTTAAAPGGAQAGAPTPAGRPAPDAPAGGAQPAATPARPAWAKPATTGTDPGTAATAQATAATPAGPAATPAPPPGEVPATATPIPAVGTGPGAGGGGDATGGSGQPGAETSGTPENNPPAATGPAPLPTAVPAAPPADAGLPPGAALPGVTGPQAAAPAAPVAPATPAPPPSTPLPLPTAEQLSMRIAPLRLDADGIHRLTVQLHPVDLGPVQVVAEIRNGDINVQLSSGTDAGTEAIRDALDDLRRDLQDAGFGNCSLDLRQGGGQDQARQRFEAGGGAGRRTGGDGGGTTEPPVEPAPVATRRVTPAGRFDTHA